From a single Verrucomicrobiota bacterium genomic region:
- a CDS encoding histidinol-phosphatase, with product MGETAQYEQKILFEKHQSDREGEAVTPPADYHLHTPLCRHAEGSPEQMVAAARAAGLVEMGISDHSPMREAFDDWRMDWAEFPAYCEWVERARAAGGASLPVRLGLEVDYLEGGEAWIEELAAAAEFDYLIGSVHYLDESWAVDDPRLVDRIGALGVEETWDRYWALFTKAIRSGFFDFVGHPDLVKKFGHWPTGDLRRYYEPAIEALVEGQVAFEINTAGWHKDCAEAYPARGFLELAAEAGVGLVISSDAHRPGEVARDFDRARRLAAECGFQETLRFERRAGRAVPL from the coding sequence ATGGGGGAGACAGCACAGTATGAACAGAAAATCCTGTTTGAGAAGCACCAATCCGATAGAGAAGGTGAGGCCGTGACGCCCCCGGCCGATTACCACCTGCACACTCCGCTCTGTCGCCACGCGGAGGGCAGCCCCGAACAAATGGTGGCGGCGGCCCGGGCGGCGGGCTTGGTCGAGATGGGCATTTCCGACCACAGTCCGATGCGGGAAGCCTTCGACGATTGGCGCATGGATTGGGCTGAGTTCCCTGCTTACTGCGAGTGGGTCGAGCGGGCGCGGGCTGCGGGCGGGGCCAGCCTGCCGGTCCGGCTCGGGCTGGAGGTGGATTACTTGGAGGGTGGGGAGGCCTGGATCGAGGAGCTGGCGGCGGCGGCCGAGTTTGATTACCTCATCGGCAGTGTCCATTACCTCGACGAGAGCTGGGCGGTGGATGATCCGCGCTTGGTCGATCGGATCGGGGCCTTGGGAGTGGAGGAAACTTGGGATCGCTACTGGGCTTTGTTCACGAAGGCCATTCGCTCGGGCTTCTTTGATTTTGTCGGGCATCCCGATCTGGTGAAGAAGTTCGGGCACTGGCCGACGGGCGACTTGCGGCGCTACTATGAACCGGCCATCGAGGCCCTGGTGGAGGGGCAGGTGGCTTTTGAGATCAACACTGCCGGTTGGCACAAGGACTGTGCCGAGGCCTACCCGGCGCGGGGCTTTTTGGAGCTGGCGGCTGAGGCGGGTGTCGGGCTGGTCATTAGCTCGGATGCCCACCGGCCCGGGGAGGTGGCCCGGGATTTCGATCGAGCGAGGCGGCTGGCCGCGGAGTGTGGCTTTCAGGAAACGCTTCGTTTTGAGAGGCGGGCAGGGAGGGCGGTGCCGTTATGA
- the folP gene encoding dihydropteroate synthase, with translation MKVLGVPRSGRRIELRRALVMGICNLTEDSLSGDGTLDLEVAAAQVSEMLRQGADLIDVGAESARTNRQAIASEEEAERLLAFWAQWEAILAKAGPRDDKQLWPPLLSWNTWRPEVVEKVLPVGGEILNDMSALPDSRNAVACQAAGAALLVMHNRGQVKVANQEQVYPDIWEELEGFFAEKVALAESVGLARERLILDPGIDFAKQKEDNLAILRSAGRLNQFGCAVLLPISRKTVIGEVLGIGKAQARDAGTLACLMAGLDEGADIFRVHAVAQAAEAVRLWDALQ, from the coding sequence ATGAAGGTCTTGGGGGTTCCGAGGAGCGGTCGACGCATCGAACTGCGCCGAGCGCTTGTGATGGGCATCTGCAATCTGACCGAAGACTCTCTTTCGGGCGATGGCACGCTCGATTTGGAGGTGGCGGCCGCTCAGGTCAGCGAGATGCTGCGGCAGGGCGCGGACCTCATTGACGTGGGGGCGGAGAGCGCCCGCACCAATCGCCAAGCCATCGCGAGCGAGGAAGAAGCGGAGCGTCTCCTGGCTTTCTGGGCGCAGTGGGAAGCCATTTTGGCGAAGGCAGGACCGCGCGATGACAAGCAGCTCTGGCCGCCCCTTCTTTCGTGGAACACCTGGAGGCCGGAGGTGGTGGAGAAGGTTCTGCCAGTCGGAGGAGAGATTCTCAATGACATGAGCGCCCTGCCTGATTCGCGCAACGCCGTGGCCTGCCAAGCGGCCGGGGCGGCCCTTTTGGTGATGCACAACCGGGGCCAGGTCAAGGTGGCCAACCAGGAGCAGGTCTACCCGGACATTTGGGAAGAGCTGGAGGGCTTTTTCGCCGAGAAAGTGGCCCTGGCCGAGTCGGTCGGATTGGCCCGCGAGCGGCTCATCCTGGACCCGGGAATCGATTTCGCGAAGCAGAAGGAAGACAACCTCGCCATCCTGCGCTCTGCTGGTCGACTGAATCAATTTGGCTGCGCGGTCTTGCTGCCGATTTCGCGCAAAACCGTCATTGGCGAGGTCTTGGGAATCGGGAAGGCCCAGGCCCGAGACGCTGGCACGCTCGCTTGCTTGATGGCCGGCCTGGACGAGGGGGCGGATATTTTTCGAGTGCACGCAGTCGCCCAAGCCGCCGAGGCCGTGCGGCTGTGGGACGCTCTTCAATAA
- a CDS encoding fasciclin domain-containing protein produces the protein MKKLAIVLLTTGALASTSLAGGHEAKPAEKDIVGVAAANESFTTLVAAVKAAGLVEALQGEGPFTVFAPTNEAFAALPEGTLETLLKPENKEQLTNILLYHVVPAKVMAADVKAMEAPTLLEGQTITVTVDDGVMVDQAKVVATDVKASNGVIHVIDAVILPDAG, from the coding sequence ATGAAAAAACTCGCAATCGTCCTACTGACCACCGGCGCCCTCGCCTCCACCAGCCTCGCGGGAGGCCACGAAGCCAAGCCCGCTGAAAAAGACATCGTGGGAGTGGCCGCCGCCAATGAATCCTTCACCACGCTGGTGGCCGCCGTGAAAGCCGCCGGGCTGGTGGAAGCACTCCAAGGCGAAGGCCCCTTCACCGTCTTCGCGCCCACCAACGAAGCTTTCGCAGCGCTTCCCGAGGGCACCTTGGAAACGCTTCTCAAACCAGAGAACAAAGAACAGCTCACCAACATCCTCCTCTACCACGTCGTCCCCGCCAAAGTGATGGCAGCCGACGTCAAAGCGATGGAAGCCCCCACCCTTCTGGAGGGGCAAACCATTACGGTGACAGTCGATGACGGGGTCATGGTGGACCAAGCCAAGGTGGTGGCGACCGACGTGAAAGCCTCCAACGGTGTCATCCACGTCATCGACGCCGTGATCCTTCCCGACGCCGGGTAA
- the trpS gene encoding tryptophan--tRNA ligase, translating to MRILSGIQASGRPHIGNYFGMMQPAIELQEEGEAFYFIADYHALTSSPEPASLRENVREAALDFLACGLDPEKAIFFRQSDVPEVHELAWILSTVCPMGLLERCHSYKDKIAKGLSPSHGLFAYPVLMASDILIYDSHLVPVGKDQKQHVEVTRDLALKINDRYGEGTLVVPEERIREATAVVPGLDGQKMSKSYRNALPIFGPEKAQRKLVMRLQTDSTPVEEPKPTKGSVILALYALFASEGEVQQMEEDFAKGGVGYGDFKKRLWEAYWEHFAPMRARRAELEKESAYIESVLRAGAERARAEAARVLDRVRRAVGLA from the coding sequence ATGAGAATCCTCTCCGGCATCCAGGCTTCCGGCCGGCCCCACATTGGCAACTACTTCGGGATGATGCAGCCGGCGATCGAGCTGCAAGAGGAGGGGGAGGCCTTCTACTTCATCGCCGATTACCACGCCCTGACCTCCTCGCCCGAGCCGGCCAGCCTGAGGGAGAATGTGCGGGAAGCGGCCCTCGATTTTCTGGCCTGCGGGCTCGATCCCGAGAAAGCCATCTTTTTTCGCCAATCCGATGTCCCGGAGGTCCATGAGCTGGCTTGGATCTTGAGCACGGTTTGCCCCATGGGACTCTTGGAGCGCTGTCACTCCTACAAAGACAAGATCGCCAAAGGCCTTTCTCCCTCTCACGGGCTCTTTGCCTACCCCGTCCTGATGGCGTCCGACATTTTGATTTATGACAGTCATTTGGTCCCGGTCGGCAAGGATCAAAAGCAACACGTCGAGGTGACGCGCGACCTGGCGCTCAAGATCAATGATCGCTATGGGGAGGGTACCTTGGTGGTACCGGAGGAGCGGATCCGGGAAGCGACCGCCGTGGTGCCCGGGCTGGACGGCCAGAAGATGAGCAAAAGCTACCGCAATGCCCTCCCCATCTTCGGGCCAGAGAAGGCGCAGAGGAAGCTGGTCATGCGCCTCCAGACCGATTCCACTCCGGTGGAGGAACCCAAACCGACGAAAGGTTCCGTCATCCTGGCGCTCTATGCCTTGTTCGCGAGCGAGGGGGAGGTGCAGCAGATGGAGGAGGATTTCGCCAAGGGTGGAGTCGGCTATGGGGACTTCAAGAAGCGACTCTGGGAGGCCTACTGGGAGCATTTTGCTCCCATGCGGGCCCGGCGGGCGGAGCTGGAAAAGGAGAGCGCTTACATCGAGTCGGTTTTGAGAGCCGGGGCCGAGAGGG